ATGGTCGAACCCTCACCATCTCTTTCATCTCTTTCATCTCGGTGAGCCCTTATCATTGGTGTTGGTTTGTCTTGATTCTGTCTTTTGGACGGATCAATGGTTGTTCCACTCTCTAATTTGTGCAAGCATTTGAGGCTTTTGGGTCATGAGTTGTTTCTATCCAAATCGAGTCATGTACTAGATTTCTCAGCTCGATTGGTGCATTGAAGGATCAAGTTTGGATCTGGTTTGGACGACAACGATCTAGTCTGCATGGATATAAATCATCAGTGGGAGGATCTTGTTGAGTAATGTTGCCTGTTAGTTTTTGCCTCTTTTTTTCAAGTCTTGTTTTGTAATAACTCCAGAAACTGTCTTGTTTTGTATTAACTCCAGAAACTCAGTATAAGTATTGTTTCTCATGACGAGTTTAGTCATCTCGCTTCAGGTGAGTTGATAGTCTCGCTGTAGGCgagttttgttgttttgtggttaatttgGTGGTTCACTAGAGTACCGGAGGTAAACTGATTGATTTTGCTGGACACTCTAAAATTGTCATTTGGGATCATAAGGTGATTTGGAGCCGCAAAGTCCTGTTCAGCAAAtaccaaataaaaatgaaaatggtagAGCAATAAAGAATGATCCAGGCTCAAACCAACaatgaaattatgaaactcaaatCTAGATCATGAGAAAGCCATTAAAATCATTCAAGAGAACCGGAAGTTCGGAAGCCGTGAATGATCATGAACAAAGGTTGCAGCTGCATGTTCACGGAGGACAAGAATCCCGCCAATGAATCCCAACATTATCTACACCAAAGTTCGCTAAACAATCAGCCACCTAATTACCTTCATGATAAATATGAGAAACTTGAATGCACGTGGAAGGAAGAATAGTGCAATAGTTAGACCAATCAACCAATAAACGCCAACGGATAGATTTATTGGAAAGATAATGCACTGCCAAAGTAGAATCACACTGAATACAAAGAGAATGCTAACCCTTCTCCGTAGTCATATTGACAACATGATTTTGCAACACTAGATACATTGGTTTCCATGAATGCTTCTGACtctcttaattttttgttacaTCTGAGATTATTATGTTGTAGTTTCAAATCTTGTTTGCAAATACTCTTCTGCACCAGATGCATTGGTTTCTAACATGTTAGGTGTCATCATCTTCATTTGTATTAGAATCTTTTATTTTCCCCTTCATGGAATAAAATATGTTGTTtctcttttgaaaagaaaaaaagttggcAACACGCGGATTGATTATTAATTTGGAAATTCATTTTCACCATGCAATGAGATATATACACGTAGCCTGGGAGAACCTCATTAACGATTTGTCCCTCAAATTCCCACAGAAAAGATATGTGTGATCTGGCCTACATCAACTGATGCAGGTGAACTGGTGAGTTTCGGATCATGGACCAAGGAAGGAAGTCTACTGGACCCGCGGATCAGACACACTGAGGCCAAGCATGACCGAGAAACTTACTAAACATAACATGGCCTAATTATAAGGTAAGTTTCAACTGATGGAGGAATCATACCATCAATCTAGGGCTGGTCACAAGTTTAACGATTGACACAATTAGTGATCACAAATCATTGACTCTAAATTGCATCGTTTTTGACGTCTCTCCATtcaatgagaaattttttattgtgactaAAATACAGGTAGTACACTACGTGTTTTTGTATGAGTGGTAggaaattttatatttcaagttattaactttttaacacacatatcccactacTTATATAGCGACACATAATATATCATTTTATGTATcgattacactaaaaaatcttttTCATTCAAGCGGCTAGTGAATTTGGTGTACGGAATAAAGGTCACATCATGCCCGATAAACAAATGCCATGTGTCTCTCTTACGAGTTGCGATATGCTCAAGTTCGTTATTACAAAGGAGATTTCACCCTCAATCACGAGAGCTAACTGTTCCTATCCAAGAAAAACTTAAACTCTTGAATTATGATACGCCTACTAATTAAGTCTAATTTAGACATCGAAGGACATGAATGTTTCTCACACCAGACCGGTTGTAacaatgacttttttttttttttttttttttttttcatttcttggtTTTACTGACACAATTGAGATTAGACTTAGGTGCCTGTACGTATATCCACTAGTATAAAAAAAGGGATAAGGCCATAGGTTTCTTGCCCACAATTCTAACAACTGTGACTCTCTTGCTCTGTAGCCATAGATAGCCTACGTATGCCTATATATGCGGCCGTCAAAGAGGAAGTCATAGACAATCAGTGGTCATCTGAGGTCGGAGAGCTCAGTACAATCAGTGGACATTTTCACTTTCAGGGATATATCCAAGAAATACTTTGACAAACAGTACATTTTTTGAAAAAGCTCATGCCCATCCTAAAGAACACGTAATTTGCGTGGACAAAATTATTATTGTTTCTTAATTAGAGTTATTGGTCAAGAGAATTATGGATATTCTCATTTCACACACTATGAATTGAAGGTTGTTAATTTGCAACAATCGAGCCAAAGCCATGTTTAGGGAAGGGAAAATTTCATTAGATCGGATTATTACATGCATAAGGTTACACGTAGTACTTATTTACTTGTAGTTTAAAGCCCCATAAggccttttatttatttatttatttatttatttattttcactctCTTCACTTCATAGCTCCAAAAAAACACTACGTGCCGCACTCACTACATTCTTCCCATTCATCCAACATACATTTACGCAACTGCCCTTCTCTGGAAAGACTGGCTGGAGCTCAAGGCAATGCTCTCCGCCCTGTTGTATTTGATCTGCTGGGCCTGCTGGCGCTCAATCTGGTAGGCGTTGGTGAGCACCTCCAGCGGCAGTGCGCGGAGTAAGGAAGTCCGGCCAGCAAGAGTGCTGAGCATGGCGTTGTCGTTGGTCTTGAAGGCGATGTACTCGAATCCCTCGTTGCCGGCTTGCGAGATCACTCCGTGGTTCTGGGGAATTATGAACAATTGTCCCTCCTGCACTTGGTCGTCCAAGATCGGGTTGCCGTTCTCGTTCACGATCTGAACCCTAGCGCTTCCTCTGATCACGTAGACCACTGAGTGGGCGTTTATGTTAAAGTGTGGGGTGTAGATACCGTTCTGCATGACAAAAATCATCCCCATAAATCATTGTCACgtctatatataattaattaattactgaaTTAGAACAAAATGGCTTGTGTTGCAAGGTGATCACATTGTTTTGCATCAtttctttaaagaaaaatgagTTCTGCAAGCCTTAATATTAATTTCTGAAATTGGaataaaattatttgtattGTCTCTGATTGATCATTTAGATTTTGGGTAAGGGTAatatatattaagtagattaaatttataaactaaatatgtaaatgatgtgtcattaataaaaataagcacgttaatcaacactgaAGTAATAATGTAATCATTATCTTCCGTGTTATTTAGTTTATAAGGTTTAGTGTAGAAATTTAGTCTACCTCTTTAGGGATAATAGAAACCACAATGGATTTTcgagtaatgctaggaagactcaatttgaaaattaaatttacaaactaaataatgtgtcatcaatataaATAAGCACGTCTATCAACGCTCTCCAAATTGagtttccctagcattactcttccactttatactaaaagaaaattgttcaaatatcaatattcttttaaattaataaaaaaatactttttgttcaaaaataataattaatacttCATAAAAGGTATCTATGCATGTAAATTATTTTACTTACGCTGTAGAAGAAGCCTCTCTCGGCACTGAGTTGGACAGCACTGAGGATGGGGAGGTTGAGGCTGTTGAGGGTGCTGATACGGCCTGCCTGAGGAGAGTAGACATCGGCGCGCTGAGGGTTGCCAATGTGCTCAATCAACCTCATGGAGCAGAAAGTCTCCTCGAGGCCGTTGGCCGCCACCAAACCCTGCTGTCCGCCTTGTTGCCTCCTCTCCTGCTCAACCTGGCGCTGCTCCCTCTCCTCGTGCTCGCGCTGCTGTCGGCCTCTAGGTGGCTGGAGGAAGTCGAGCTGGCCTCTGACTTGGATGATCTGGTTCCTGTTGTCGTTCTCTGATCCCTGGAGGCTCCTGGCGGTCTCTTCGTCGATATTGAGTGCCTGGGCGAGGAGTTGAGTATTCATACCGGAGAAGACGTTGTTGCTGCTTCCTTGTTGCTGCTGGCCGCGGCCCTGTTGTTGTTGGCGtccttgttgttgttgttgttgttgtcgtcGTCCTTGTTGTCCCTGCTGCCCAAATTGTTGCTGCTCTCTCTGGCCGCCCTGCCCGAATTGGCGTGGTTGGCGGTGTTGGCTCTGGCCTTGTTGCTCAAACTCATTCTCTGGGTTACCAGCGAGATAGAATTTCTAcaatttttgaaataaaaaacaagttagttaactaattaaattaacaataaatgAGGTCGATCATGCATTTGCACTTCATAACAAAAATTAGACACGAATGAATTGTATGCGAGATACAACCtccatttttatgtttatttaattaAGTTAGGACGTAAATAATAACCAAGGGTTTTGGTTAAGCTGGAAtttgttaaataataattaattcatTAGCTAGTGGCCCTCCGTAGCCCTCTACTACAGTGATGGAGAGGAATGTTGCCTTTGCATCATGACTTGAGTTCAAACCGGTTAACTTCCTAATCTAACAAatatatcgtttgacaaaaaaaaaaagaataagaattgttattagcactccaaactttttataagatttttgaagtgctaataacagttcctaAAAAAACAATCAATTCATTAGGTAATTAAGCACGTTAATAGTACCCTAGGGTTTTGGTCTAGCTGGTTGTGGTCGTTGCTGACATCGAGGAGGCTGACTTTAACAAGCTCCTGGTCGCCGTCATTGTAGGTCCAGAAGGCGACCCCGGCGGGGATGACAATGACATCACCAGCCCTGATGCGGCGGACCTTCTGGTGGCGGTCTTGCTGCTCTTGCTGACCTTGCTGGCCTTGCTGGCCTTGTTGTTGCCGCCCTTGTTGGCCTTGCTGGCCTTCTTGTTGCCGCCCTTGTTGGCCTTGCTGGTGGCGCCATTGCTCCTGTTCCTGCTGGCCTCGCTGTCCTTGTTGTCCCTGTTGCTCTTGCCGACGTCTCTGCTGCTCTTCTTGTTGTTCCTGTTGTTCACGCTGCTCTTGGCCGCCTCTCTGGAATTGCTGCTGAGATTGGTCCTTATACTCCTCGAATGTCTCAGGGCACCCAGGGAAAGCGACTCCTAGAACACCACTACCTGCATGAACAATCATACATTAAATGTTTTAATATTTCTTTAATACAACGGTATGTTTACATATCGGACAAAGTAAATATTTCAGGTAATTACAGAgtttagtaattaattaacatgTTGACTAATATAATTAGACATTGCCTTGGACGACGTAGATGAGTTGAGGGGCGTTGGAGTAGGCAGGCAAGTGAAGGCCGTTGCGCTCGATGGTGATTCTCTCAGCGGCGACACCAGCGCACTGGAAGTCATCGTCGTTGTGGTTCCATGTCTCGATCTGCCCGGCTTCCGCCCTAATGTTGTTGCTAGGTTCCCGAGCTTGGAGCTGGTTGAGCTGACACTCATTCTGTTTGCCCTGCTGCTGGGACTGCTGTCGTGCTGCTAAGCAgccattgaaaacaagaagcaAGCAAAGAGAAAACACCAAAGACTTCGTCATGGTAAAGAAAGCAAAGGGAGTGATCAGTGAAAGCTACTAAGTTGATAGTTGATATGTTGCTTTGAGTTTGAGATGGTGGAAGTGGCGAGTAGAAGGCgttggtatttatagggtgaggaggaggaggaggagggacaCGTATGCATATGTGTGTAAGGCATCATTCGACATTTTTCTCTTTGCATGGCTAAGTTGCTTTGAATTGCCTACACCTCATTTTTTTGTTGCAGGGCAGGTGGCTCTTCGCTTCAGAGAAGATTACAAAAAATGAAGAGCTCAGAGCTCTGTTTGCATGCATGGTTCGCGTGTCCCCCTGATCTCAAGTTCTTGATATGTTTCTAGCTAGTAGtactgttttgggtttttttcaaatttttttatatcagaTACATCTTTTCATGTTAGGGAATGGGAACCCTTGGATGcgttttttgttttgtctttcttGCATTTGTTCATATCTGATGGTGTATGTGCTAGCTACGGTAACATGTGAAATTCATCCATATATATGTGGCAGAAGGTGGTTGTGCTTTATTGTCTTTATCAGAAATGAAATTTATTGGCTTGAATCTGGTCTGATATAGGGGAAGGTTATTAAAATGAACGGATATATTGAGATCTAATAAAATTGCCTAAGGGAAAAAACAAACTCTCTCATTAAGGCTGCACCCCGTCTGAATATGCAGTATGCATGGTGAATTTTGTTAACTTTGATTAGGGATAAGAGTAAGGTTAggaatattaaatttttaaactaaattttgtatatTAATGATCTgaatgttgatgattggattactGAAGTGTAGAATAACGtatttatttcctattggtaatacatcatttgatttacaaatttagtttaaaatttggtctccctaataTTATTCTTTTGCTTACCTGCGATATGCAGTTTGGATTTTTGTAAGAAGTCATGTCTTTCttaaaatttgacaagaaaatcttatttttactcaaatttcttaattttgacCACATTTATTGACATAGTTAATTGTCTTTGGAAACCATCATT
This genomic stretch from Pyrus communis chromosome 2, drPyrComm1.1, whole genome shotgun sequence harbors:
- the LOC137721417 gene encoding prunin 1 Pru du 6.0101-like isoform X1, which translates into the protein MTKSLVFSLCLLLVFNGCLAARQQSQQQGKQNECQLNQLQAREPSNNIRAEAGQIETWNHNDDDFQCAGVAAERITIERNGLHLPAYSNAPQLIYVVQGSGVLGVAFPGCPETFEEYKDQSQQQFQRGGQEQREQQEQQEEQQRRRQEQQGQQGQRGQQEQEQWRHQQGQQGRQQEGQQGQQGRQQQGQQGQQGQQEQQDRHQKVRRIRAGDVIVIPAGVAFWTYNDGDQELVKVSLLDVSNDHNQLDQNPRKFYLAGNPENEFEQQGQSQHRQPRQFGQGGQREQQQFGQQGQQGRRQQQQQQQGRQQQQGRGQQQQGSSNNVFSGMNTQLLAQALNIDEETARSLQGSENDNRNQIIQVRGQLDFLQPPRGRQQREHEEREQRQVEQERRQQGGQQGLVAANGLEETFCSMRLIEHIGNPQRADVYSPQAGRISTLNSLNLPILSAVQLSAERGFFYSNGIYTPHFNINAHSVVYVIRGSARVQIVNENGNPILDDQVQEGQLFIIPQNHGVISQAGNEGFEYIAFKTNDNAMLSTLAGRTSLLRALPLEVLTNAYQIERQQAQQIKYNRAESIALSSSQSFQRRAVA
- the LOC137721417 gene encoding prunin 1 Pru du 6.0101-like isoform X2, with amino-acid sequence MTKSLVFSLCLLLVFNGCLAARQQSQQQGKQNECQLNQLQAREPSNNIRAEAGQIETWNHNDDDFQCAGVAAERITIERNGLHLPAYSNAPQLIYVVQGSGVLGVAFPGCPETFEEYKDQSQQQFQRGGQEQQGQQGQQGRQQQGQQGQQGQQEQQDRHQKVRRIRAGDVIVIPAGVAFWTYNDGDQELVKVSLLDVSNDHNQLDQNPRKFYLAGNPENEFEQQGQRRRQQQQQQQGRQQQQGRGQQQQGSSNNVFSGMNTQLLAQALNIDEETARSLQGSENDNRNQIIQVRGQLDFLQPPRGRQQREHEEREQRQVEQERRQQGGQQGLVAANGLEETFCSMRLIEHIGNPQRADVYSPQAGRISTLNSLNLPILSAVQLSAERGFFYSNGIYTPHFNINAHSVVYVIRGSARVQIVNENGNPILDDQVQEGQLFIIPQNHGVISQAGNEGFEYIAFKTNDNAMLSTLAGRTSLLRALPLEVLTNAYQIERQQAQQIKYNRAESIALSSSQSFQRRAVA